GCCGACTGCTATATTGTTTGTGCTGGCGCATGGAGTAAAGAAATGTTGGGAATCCATGCGTCCGGGCTGAACATCAGACCGGTCAAAGGGCAAATGCTACTGTTTAAATTTGACACGCCGCCAATACGATCCATTGTCGTGCAAAATGATATCTATCTCATCCCGCGCCGTGATGGGCATCTACTCATCGGCAGTACTTTGGAAGACACCGGGTTTGATAAACAAACAACGGCAGCCGCTCGAGATTTACTATTGCAGCACGCTCAAGCCATTTTGCCAGCGCTACGAGGAATGCCGCTTAAGCAGCACTGGTCAGGATTACGTCCAGCTACGCCGGAAAATATTCCAACGATTGGGCGGCATCCCGATATTCGTAATTTACTGATCAACAGCGGCCACTTTCGTTATGGCGTCACAATGGCTCCCGCCAGTGCCGAGATCCTGATAAATGAAATCACCGGCGCATCGCAACCATTTGATACCACCCCCTACCAAGCGGGATGGAGTAGGCACTGATTGACTATAAGGAAATACTGAGAAACTACTGCACTCGGCCGTGCGACATCGAAATCAGGCTGAAAAGCCCACCCGTAAACCGCGCCTTCTCGTCTGATTCCGCCCGCCCTCGCTACTTTTTTACCGCTTCTAAGCTTTGGGCAACGGAAATACAACCGACTCCACAACCCCGCTCAACTCTTCAATTGTCACATCCTCACCAATTTGCTCGGCGCCGATTTGTTTAAGACGGGCAATCACTTGTTGCACCAGTATCTCCGGAGCGGAGGCGCCGGCTGTTATACCGATATTTTTCTTCCCGACAAACCACGACTCCTGTAATTGCTCGGCACGATCCACCATATATGCTTCGACATCGGCATTTCTCGCCACTTCACAGAGCCGGTTGGAATTCGAGCTGTTGGGAGAACCGACAACGATGACCAGATCACATTGATTCACCATTTTCTTAACGGCATCCTGACGATTTTGCGTGGCGTAGCAAATATCGTCTTTCTTAGGGCCGATAATCTGCGGGAACCTTCTCTTCAAAGCATCCACAATGCGCGCAGCATCATCGACCGACAATGTTGTCTGCGTTACATATGCCAGATTGCTTTCATCCTTAACTTTCAAGGTATCGACATCCATTTCGGTCTCGACCAAATACATGCCGTTGTCGGCACCTTCAATTTGCCCCATCGTGCCTTCAACCTCCGGATGTCCTTGGTGGCCGATCATGATAATTTCCTTACCTTCTTTGCGCATTTTGGCTACTTCGACATGCACTTTGGTAACCAGCGGGCAAGTGGCGTCAAATACTTTTAATTTCCGCTCAGCCGCTTCTCGTCTTACCGCATGCGACACACCGTGCGCACTGAAAATCAGAATGCTGTCTTGCGGCACTTCATCCAGATTCTCGACAAATACGGCCCCTTTTTTCTCGAGGTTCTCGACCACGAAGCGGTTATGCACCACTTCATGGCGTACATAAATCGGCGCGCCATGCATGGTTAACGCGCGTTCAACGATTTCAATCGCACGGTCCACGCCGGCACAGAACCCCCGCGGGTTCGAAAGTAATACTTTGATCATTTATTTATCCTCCAACAATGGACAGGCAATCTAAACTTACTCATCGATACAAGTTTAGGGTACTAAAATTAATTTTTCATACTTCTTGATAACGCCGGCTCAATGCAACGCGTTTTTCATACGCTTCCCGGGCAATTTGGATGTCTTCCAGAAATTGCGGTAATTCTTTCAGCAGCAACGCTTGCGGACCATCAACCAACGCCTTGCTTGGCACCGGATGAAAATCGACCAGCACCATATTAGCGCCTGCAACGATACCTTGCGCCGTGACATGCATAATATCCAAGATACCATCGGGTGAACCGGCACGGGTACCCACCGAATGAGACGGATCGATACAAACCGGCATGCGCGTCAGCCGTTTGACCACAGGAACATGCGAAAAATCGACAAAATTGCGATGCGGATCTCCCATATTAGTTTTCATGCCGCGCAAACCGAACACCACTTTGCGATTTCCTTCCGAGGCCAAGTATTCCGCCGCATTTAATGATTCATCCAAAGTAATGCCAAAACCCCGCTTAATCAAAACCGGGAAATTTTGCTGCCGACCGACGATTTTCAACAACTCAAAATTTTGTGTGTTTCTGGTTCCAATCTGCAGCATGACTCCGGTTGCATTTCCGGTTTGGTATAGCGCGTTGCGTATCTCTTCCAAATGCGATTCGTGCGTAATCTCCATGGCGATCACTTTTATCCCGTATTTTCCCGCCAGATCGAAAACATAGGGTAAGCAAGTTTTCCCATGACCTTGGAATGAATAGGGACTGGTACGTGGTTTGTATGCCCCCATGCGCGTACAAACTTGTCCGTACTCGCGCAATGTTTTCATCATAGTCTCAACGTGCTCGATGGTATCGACCGCACACAATCCGGCAAATACATTCAGTGAATCCTGGCCAAAACGGACACCGTTATAGTCGAAATGGGTTGGTCGGTCATCATTTTTGTGCCGCCCCAAAACCCGATATTCCTCGGAAACTCTGACTACGCGATCAACACAAGGAAGAGAACTAACTTCCTCAGCTGACAGTACCTTGGTATTACCGATCAGGTAGATTTCTGTTAATGTTTGTTCAGTGCCAGCTTCAGCATGAACGCGTGCCGATATCCCAGGAAAGTTGGCAATATGCGCCATCAACTGTTTATATTCCGGACTATCGTACCGGGTATTCGGAGTAAGGATTAGAATCATAAAATAATTTCAATAAGATGGTACCGACTTCCGGCAGACGATAAAACCGGCTCACGATTCTAACCGAAAATACCGCTGCTTACCATGACCCCGGCATGTTCCTATTGCTATAGTTTTTATCATGCCGACTGCGGCAAAACTAAGGAAGCGCTGATTAATTGACTGCACGAGCGAATCGCTTCGTTGCGCGGCACTCACTCCCTCGCCTATCTGACTCCCTAAAATACGCTCCATTTTTCCGCGCAATCTTGGCAAACTCCGCATGAGACAATTTGTCGCATAGCCATACTGTAAAATTTAAGCTAATGTTAGCAACTTTGCAGGCAGTCAAAGCAACACCATCCTAAATGTTCAGTGACCTCAGTCAATCCCCGCTCAGCAAAAATCTGCAGCGTTTGTTTCTATTGCGGAATATCGCTATCGCCGCCCAGTGCCTGACCTTTGCATTAGTGCACTGGACCATCGATATCGTCATTCCCTGGGCGCAAATGATCACCGTTGTCGCCGTGCTTGCGTTGTTAAATTTGTTGACATGGATCCGGCTGCATCGTAATTGGCCGGTATCTCATTTGGAATTTTTTCTGCAACTGCTGATCGATGTCTTGGCGCTCAGCACATTACTGTATTTCAGCGGTGGCTCAACGAATCCATTTATTTCATTCTTTTTGTTACCCATGACAATAGCCGCCGCTACACTGCCGTGGCGCTATACCTGGATTATGGCCATCATCACCATCGCCTGCTATACCTTATTACTGTTCAATTACGTGCCGTTACCGCACGACCACAACAAACATCTGGTTGAGTTTGCATTGCATGTATCCGGGATGTGGTTAGCCTTTGTATTAAGCACCGTCATCATCGCGTGGTTCGTCGTAAAAATGAGTTCATCCATTCGTGAGCGCGACCAAGATCTGGCGAAAGCCCGGGAACACGCGTTACGCAACGAACAAATTATTGCGCTGGGCACATTGGCCGCCGGCGCTGCGCATGAACTCGGCACACCGCTCTCAACCATGGCGGTTGTCGCAGGGGAGTTGCAGCAAGAATACACGCAGGATAAGGAATTCCAAAATAATGTCCACATCCTTCGCGATCAAATAGCGCACTGTAAACAAACCTTGACGCAATTACTCGCAAAGGCGGGACAAGCCAGAGCTGAGCATGGTAATGAATTACCCGTCGATATATTTCTGTCGCAGGTTCTCGATAAATGGAAGCTGATACGCCCATCGGTCAAATTTACGTATCAATGCACAGGTGAGCAGCCTGCACCCAGAATTATGGATAATCAATTATTAAGCCAATCCCTTTTGAACTTGCTGAACAACGCTGCAGATGCATCTTCCAAGTGCATTGAAATCAAAAGCCATTGGGACAAAAATCTGGAACTTAAGCTTGAAATTATCGATGACGGCAAGGGTTTATCCGCCGAAGTCATGCAGCGCGCCGGTGAAGCTTTCTTTTCCACTAAAGCGCCGGGGCAGGGCTTCGGTATCGGTTTGTTCCTCGCCAATGCCAACATTGAGCGATTTGGCGGCAGTGTTCGCTTGTTTAATCTTGAAAATGGCGGCGCTTGCACCCAGGTGATTTTACCGCTGATAGGATAGAAGAGAATGGCTGAATCCTCATTAACTGACGATAGCGAACATCCTAGTTTACTGATTGTCGATGATGATGTGGTTTTTTGCGAGGTATTGTCAAAAGCGCTCACCAAGCGCGGCTTTAGCATCGCCTGCGCGCATACGATCGACGATGCGTTGAACCTGGCTGAAACCTCAACCCCCGAGTATGCGATTGTCGATCTGAAATTATCCAGTGAATCCGGTTTGGTCTTGGTTGAGAAATTAAGAAATCTGGATCCGGGAACCCGGATTGTGATGCTGACTGGTTATGCCAGCATCGCCACTGCGGTGGAAGCGATCAAACTCGGTGCTACGCATTATCTCGCCAAACCCGTCGACGCCGATGAGATCATGGCTGCTTTTGAACGCACGGTAGGAGAAGCGAGTATCCCGATCAGCGCACATCCCTTATCGGTGGGGCGATTGGAATGGGAGTACATCCAGCGCATCCTCACCGAAAACGACAATAACATTTCGGTTACCGCCCGGATATTGAATATGCACCGCCGCACATTGCAGCGTAAACTTGCCAAACGGCCGTTGCGTGAATAAAAAAGCGCTATAAAAATTTCGCAATTATCCGGATATCCTGACCGATCATGCGTATATCCTGAATATCGAGTTTTTTCTTTTGTTCAAGGCACCTCAATTCCGGCAGCTTAATCATACCGAGCGCATCATCGCCGATCACATGCGGTGCAAGATAGATAATCAATTCATCCACCAACCCGGCTTCAACCAAAGCGCCATTGAGCCTGCCCCCAGCTTCCACCAGCACCTCATTGATCTCCAAATCAGCCAGTGTTGTCATCATTTTTTGCAGATCGACTGCACCACTGATATTGGGTAAAACCATCACTTGGGCATTCAGTTGACTAAGCGCAGCTTTTTTTTCCGGATCCCCAGTTTGAGCGGTAAAAATATACGTTTCTTCGCCATTTTGCAGCAAGCGTGAATCCAATGGAATTGCCAGACGGCTATCCACGACGATTTTCTTCGGCTGGCGATCTGTTTTGACGTAGCGGACGGTTAATTGCGGATTATCGAATTCTACTGTGCCGATACCGGTCATGACAGCGCATGAACGCGCACGCCAGCGATGCCCATCCTGCCGCGCGGCCTCACCGGTAATCCATTGACTGGCGCCGTTGTTCAACGCGGTCTTGCCATCCAGGCTTGCCGCTATTTTTAGCCGCACCCAAGGCTTCGTGCGCGTCATGCGGGAGATAAAACCGGCATTCAGCGTACGCGCCTCGGCTTGCAACAATCCGGTCTGAACACTGATACCCGCCTGTTGCAGTAAGGCACATCCGCGCCCCGACACCAGCGGATTGGGATCTTCCATCGCAACCACAACCCGCGCGATACCTGCCGCGATCAACGCATCGGCGCAAGGCGGTGTGCGCCCATGATGACTGCAGGGCTCCAATGTGACATATGCCGTCGCACCGCGCACTGCCGCTCCCGCAGCAACCAAGGCATTAATTTCCGCATGCGGCTGCCCGGTTTTCTCGTGCCAGCCGCTGCCCACAATCTGCTCATCGCGGACGATTACACAGCCGACGCGCGGATTGGGTGCTGTACTATAAAGTCCTTTCTCGGCCAACTGCAGGGCGTGTGACATGAATGCGTGATCGGCAGCGGAAAACATCCAGGCTGTTATTGCTACGGAATGATTGGGTTGATAGCGCTGACAGAAGAGCGCGCGCCGATGATCATCTGATTGCTTCAGGACACTTTCTTGGATGGCAATGGCTGATGCGGTTTTTGCACTTCCTTGATCGCATCACGAAAATCATCCACATCCTGGAAGCTTTTATAAACCGATGCAAAACGGATGTAGGCAACCTTATCGAGTTTATAAAGCTCTTCCATCACACTCTCACCAATGCTGCGCGAAGTTACCTCGCGCTCGCCCATGGCTAAAAATTTTTGCACAATCCGGTCAATCGCGGCATCGACATAACTGGTAGGAACGGGGCGCTTATGCAGCGCCCGTTTGAAACCTGTCAACAATTTATTTCGGTCAAATTCCGTACGGCTGCCGTCGTGCTTTACCACTTGCGGCAAACGTAATTCGACCGTTTCGTATGTCGTAAAACGCTTATCGCAAGCAGAACAACGGCGGCGGCGGCGAATCTTGTGGCCGTCTTCGCTGACGCGTGAATCAATGACATTGGTGTCATCTGCATTACAAAAAGGACATTTCATATACAGCTAAACGCACATTAACAACCTGAACAGACGGTTATTCATTCTGTTCAGGCCAATGCGGTTTATCCATAAACCGGAAATTTCGTGCACAGTTTTTTCGCCTCGTCAGCCACACGGGACAAAACTGCTGCGTCTTCCGGCGCCGCCAAGACATCGGCGATCAAATTAGCCAAATGCTCTGCTTCCAGCTCTTTGAAACCTCTCGTGGTTATCGCCGGTGAACCGACACGAATGCCGCTGGTTACGAACGGTTTCTGCGGATCGTTCGGAATCGCGTTTTTGTTAACCGTGATATGCGCATGTTCCAGCGATGCTTCCGCTTGCTTACCGGTCAGATTCATCGCCCGCAGATCAACCAGAAACATGTGACAGTCCGTCTGTCCGGAAACAATACGCAAACCGCGATTGGTCAGCACTTTCGCCATGACGCGCGCATTCTCGATGACTTGCTCCTGATAATCCTTGAACTCCTTACTGGCCGCTTCCTTAAACGCCACCGCTTTTGCAGCAATGACATGCATCAGAGGACCGCCCTGGGTTTGCGGAAAAATGGCGGAGTTCAGCGTCTTCTCATGTTCCGGCTTAGCCATGATAATACCGCCGCGCGGACCGCGCAGGGTTTTATGCGTCGTGCTCGTTACAAAATCTGCGATACCAACCGGGTTAGGATAAAAACCGGCGGCCACCAATCCGGCATAATGCGCCATGTCGACGAACAAGTAGGCACCCACCGCATCGGCAATTTTGCGGAAACGCTTCCAATCAATGACTCGCGCATAAGACGAAGCACCTGCAACAATCATTTTCGGTTTGTGCTCATGCGCCAATCGCTCCACTTCGTCATAATCCAGAATTTCAGTTTCCGGGTGCAAGCCATACGAAATGGAATTAAAAATCTTTCCACTCATGCTCACGCTGGAACCGTGTGTCAAATGGCCTCCATGCGCTAGCGACATGCCCAGCAGCGTGTCACCCGGCTTTAACACCGATAGATAGACGGCCGCATTGGCTTGCGAACCGGAATGCGGTTGCACGTTGACATATTCAGCACCGAAAAGCGCTTTTAAGCGGTCGATCGCTAGCTGCTCAACCTGATCCGCGAACATACAGCCGCCGTAATAGCGTTTGAACGGATAACCCTCCGCGTATTTGTTGGTTAGAACCGAGCCTTGAGCCTGCATGACCGCAGGACTTGCGTAGTTCTCCGATGCAATCAGTTCAATATATTCCTCTTGGCGCTGCATCTCGCCTTTAATCGCCTGCCATAATTCTGGGTCGACATTTTCTATTGTATGCTTCTGCGAAAACATGGTGATACCAATCCTTTGAAATTTTTTGAGAACCGAGAAAATTTGTATATTACCATTACCTGAAGAAACGCTGATAGGTGATCTCAAGTTAATGGAGTAAAAAATAAGGGAAGCTCTATTTTTATCGAGCCTCCCTTATTTTACTTGCTTTACTTGCAGGTGATTCGTATTGGATGTTTTAGGAAACTGTTCACTCTATCGCAGAATGAGAGTTTATTAATCAAATGATCACAGCTTCTTCTTCAAAAACCAGGAGTACTTTATCATTATCATCAATATCAACGGTTACCTTACCACCATTGACCAATTGTCCAAACAGCAATTCATCCGCCAATGCGCTACGGATGGTATCTTGAATAAGCCGCTCCATTGGGCGAGCCCCCATAAGAGGATCGAAACCATGTTTCGCAAGATACTTACGAAGTTTTTCCGTAAAGCTTGCCTCCACTTTCTTCTCGTGCAACTGAGTTTCCAGTTGGATTAAGAATTTATCGGTCACCTGCAAAATAATGTCTTGATCGAGCGGAGCGAACGAAATAATGGCATCAAGCCGGTTGCGAAACTCCGGTGTAAAAAGTTTTTTGATATCGGCCAGCTCATCGCCTGATGATTTCACTTGAGTGAATCCGATTGAAGACTTCGTCAAGGATTCGGCACCTGCATTCGTAGTCATAATGATGATGACATTGCGGAAGTCCGCTTTCCGGCCATTATTATCCGTCAATGTGCCATAATCCATGACTTGCAACAGGATGTTGAAAATATCGGTATGCGCTTTCTCGATTTCATCTAATAATAAAACCGAATAAGGGTGCTTGATTACAGCTTCTGTCAACAACCCACCCTGATCGTATCCGACATACCCTGGCGGAGCGCCGATTAAGCGAGACACTGCGTGACGTTCCATGTATTCGGACATATCAAAGCGATGCAAATGAATACCCAGGGCATAGGCTAGTTGTCGCGCGACTTCGGTTTTCCCAACACCGGTTGGCCCCGAAAAAAGGAAAGAGCCCACCGGTTTCCGCGGATTGCCTAATCCGCTTCGTGCCATTTTGATCGCGGCTGTCAATGCATTAATGGCATTATCTTGCCCAAAAACAACTGCTTTCATATCACGCCCCAATGTTTTCAATCGATTGCGATCGTTTGTCGAGATATTTTGCGGTGGAATTCGCGCAATCTTCGCTACCACAGTTTCTATTTCACTTTTACCAATGATCTTGCGTTTCTTCGATTTCGGCAACAAGCGCTGAGCCGCGCCTGCTTCATCAAGCACGTCGATGGCTTTGTCCGGCAAATGCCGATCATTTATATAGCGCTCGGAAAGTTCTGCAGCGGAAACCAACGCGCTGGCAGTATATTTAACCATGTGGTGCTGTTCATAACGCGATTTCAGTCCGCGCAAGATGGCTACAGTTTCATCAACACTGGGCTCATTAACTTCGATTTTCTGGAACCGTCTTGATAATGCATGATCTTTCTCAAAAATTCCGCGATACTCACTAAAAGTTGTAGCACCAATACATCGCAATTGACCTGAACTTAAAACCGGTTTCAGCAAATTCGACGCATCCAATACCCCGCCAGAAGCCGCACCCGCGCCAATCAGTGTATGAATTTCGTCTATGAACAAAATAGCGTTTGCATTATCAGTCAGCTGTTTTAGCAACGTTTTTAAACGCTGCTCGAAATCTCCGCGATACTTGGTGCCCGCCAATAAGGCTCCCATATCAAGCGAATAAATCTGGTGCTTTAAAAGGAGGTCGGGTACATCCTTTTCAACGATACGTTTTGCCAAGCCTTCCGCAATTGCCGTTTTACCCACACCAGCCTCGCCTACCAATAAAGGGTTATTTTTACGCCGTCTGCACAATGTCTGAATGACACGCTCAATTTCCTTTTCACGACCAACTAATGGATCAATCTTATTAATGAGCGCCAAGTGATTGAGATTTATCGTGTAACTTTCGAGCAATCCGCCGGAATTCGATTCATGCTCGGCATCCCCTTCATTTCCAGGTTTAGCATCATTTTCCTGCGGCATCTTTCGGATATTATGTGAAATATAATTCACCACATCCAGACGTGTCACGCCCCTTTGATGTAAAAAATAAACAGCGTGGGAATCCTTCTCACCAAATATTGACACCAATACATTAGCCCCCGTCACTTCCTTCTTTCCCGATGACTGGACATGCAATATGGCGCGCTGAATGACGCGCTGAAAACCTAATGTCGGCTGTGTATCGACATCTTCATTACCTTTAATCACCGGGGTATGACGTGCAATGTGGTCGAGCAATACTGATCGCAATTCTTCGATATCAACCAAACAGGCATTCAATACTTCCGCAGCGCTTGCGTTATCCAGCATTGCCAGCAGCAAATGCTCTACTGTAATGAATTCATAGCGCTTCTGTCTGGACTCCACAAACGCCATATGCAAACTGACTTCTAAATCGGGTGCGATCATCTCAGTTTTCCTCCATTACACACCTTAGTGGATGCTGATTCTTTCTTGCAAATTCGACCACTTGCTTAACCTTTGTACTTGCAATATCACTAGGGTATACGCCGCACACTCCAACTCCCTCCGTATGCACCTTTAA
The nucleotide sequence above comes from Gammaproteobacteria bacterium. Encoded proteins:
- the ispH gene encoding 4-hydroxy-3-methylbut-2-enyl diphosphate reductase; this encodes MIKVLLSNPRGFCAGVDRAIEIVERALTMHGAPIYVRHEVVHNRFVVENLEKKGAVFVENLDEVPQDSILIFSAHGVSHAVRREAAERKLKVFDATCPLVTKVHVEVAKMRKEGKEIIMIGHQGHPEVEGTMGQIEGADNGMYLVETEMDVDTLKVKDESNLAYVTQTTLSVDDAARIVDALKRRFPQIIGPKKDDICYATQNRQDAVKKMVNQCDLVIVVGSPNSSNSNRLCEVARNADVEAYMVDRAEQLQESWFVGKKNIGITAGASAPEILVQQVIARLKQIGAEQIGEDVTIEELSGVVESVVFPLPKA
- a CDS encoding 3-deoxy-7-phosphoheptulonate synthase, whose translation is MILILTPNTRYDSPEYKQLMAHIANFPGISARVHAEAGTEQTLTEIYLIGNTKVLSAEEVSSLPCVDRVVRVSEEYRVLGRHKNDDRPTHFDYNGVRFGQDSLNVFAGLCAVDTIEHVETMMKTLREYGQVCTRMGAYKPRTSPYSFQGHGKTCLPYVFDLAGKYGIKVIAMEITHESHLEEIRNALYQTGNATGVMLQIGTRNTQNFELLKIVGRQQNFPVLIKRGFGITLDESLNAAEYLASEGNRKVVFGLRGMKTNMGDPHRNFVDFSHVPVVKRLTRMPVCIDPSHSVGTRAGSPDGILDIMHVTAQGIVAGANMVLVDFHPVPSKALVDGPQALLLKELPQFLEDIQIAREAYEKRVALSRRYQEV
- a CDS encoding HAMP domain-containing histidine kinase, encoding MFSDLSQSPLSKNLQRLFLLRNIAIAAQCLTFALVHWTIDIVIPWAQMITVVAVLALLNLLTWIRLHRNWPVSHLEFFLQLLIDVLALSTLLYFSGGSTNPFISFFLLPMTIAAATLPWRYTWIMAIITIACYTLLLFNYVPLPHDHNKHLVEFALHVSGMWLAFVLSTVIIAWFVVKMSSSIRERDQDLAKAREHALRNEQIIALGTLAAGAAHELGTPLSTMAVVAGELQQEYTQDKEFQNNVHILRDQIAHCKQTLTQLLAKAGQARAEHGNELPVDIFLSQVLDKWKLIRPSVKFTYQCTGEQPAPRIMDNQLLSQSLLNLLNNAADASSKCIEIKSHWDKNLELKLEIIDDGKGLSAEVMQRAGEAFFSTKAPGQGFGIGLFLANANIERFGGSVRLFNLENGGACTQVILPLIG
- a CDS encoding response regulator transcription factor; the protein is MAESSLTDDSEHPSLLIVDDDVVFCEVLSKALTKRGFSIACAHTIDDALNLAETSTPEYAIVDLKLSSESGLVLVEKLRNLDPGTRIVMLTGYASIATAVEAIKLGATHYLAKPVDADEIMAAFERTVGEASIPISAHPLSVGRLEWEYIQRILTENDNNISVTARILNMHRRTLQRKLAKRPLRE
- the ribD gene encoding bifunctional diaminohydroxyphosphoribosylaminopyrimidine deaminase/5-amino-6-(5-phosphoribosylamino)uracil reductase RibD gives rise to the protein MFSAADHAFMSHALQLAEKGLYSTAPNPRVGCVIVRDEQIVGSGWHEKTGQPHAEINALVAAGAAVRGATAYVTLEPCSHHGRTPPCADALIAAGIARVVVAMEDPNPLVSGRGCALLQQAGISVQTGLLQAEARTLNAGFISRMTRTKPWVRLKIAASLDGKTALNNGASQWITGEAARQDGHRWRARSCAVMTGIGTVEFDNPQLTVRYVKTDRQPKKIVVDSRLAIPLDSRLLQNGEETYIFTAQTGDPEKKAALSQLNAQVMVLPNISGAVDLQKMMTTLADLEINEVLVEAGGRLNGALVEAGLVDELIIYLAPHVIGDDALGMIKLPELRCLEQKKKLDIQDIRMIGQDIRIIAKFL
- the nrdR gene encoding transcriptional repressor NrdR is translated as MKCPFCNADDTNVIDSRVSEDGHKIRRRRRCSACDKRFTTYETVELRLPQVVKHDGSRTEFDRNKLLTGFKRALHKRPVPTSYVDAAIDRIVQKFLAMGEREVTSRSIGESVMEELYKLDKVAYIRFASVYKSFQDVDDFRDAIKEVQKPHQPLPSKKVS
- a CDS encoding serine hydroxymethyltransferase; protein product: MFSQKHTIENVDPELWQAIKGEMQRQEEYIELIASENYASPAVMQAQGSVLTNKYAEGYPFKRYYGGCMFADQVEQLAIDRLKALFGAEYVNVQPHSGSQANAAVYLSVLKPGDTLLGMSLAHGGHLTHGSSVSMSGKIFNSISYGLHPETEILDYDEVERLAHEHKPKMIVAGASSYARVIDWKRFRKIADAVGAYLFVDMAHYAGLVAAGFYPNPVGIADFVTSTTHKTLRGPRGGIIMAKPEHEKTLNSAIFPQTQGGPLMHVIAAKAVAFKEAASKEFKDYQEQVIENARVMAKVLTNRGLRIVSGQTDCHMFLVDLRAMNLTGKQAEASLEHAHITVNKNAIPNDPQKPFVTSGIRVGSPAITTRGFKELEAEHLANLIADVLAAPEDAAVLSRVADEAKKLCTKFPVYG
- the clpA gene encoding ATP-dependent Clp protease ATP-binding subunit ClpA; the encoded protein is MIAPDLEVSLHMAFVESRQKRYEFITVEHLLLAMLDNASAAEVLNACLVDIEELRSVLLDHIARHTPVIKGNEDVDTQPTLGFQRVIQRAILHVQSSGKKEVTGANVLVSIFGEKDSHAVYFLHQRGVTRLDVVNYISHNIRKMPQENDAKPGNEGDAEHESNSGGLLESYTINLNHLALINKIDPLVGREKEIERVIQTLCRRRKNNPLLVGEAGVGKTAIAEGLAKRIVEKDVPDLLLKHQIYSLDMGALLAGTKYRGDFEQRLKTLLKQLTDNANAILFIDEIHTLIGAGAASGGVLDASNLLKPVLSSGQLRCIGATTFSEYRGIFEKDHALSRRFQKIEVNEPSVDETVAILRGLKSRYEQHHMVKYTASALVSAAELSERYINDRHLPDKAIDVLDEAGAAQRLLPKSKKRKIIGKSEIETVVAKIARIPPQNISTNDRNRLKTLGRDMKAVVFGQDNAINALTAAIKMARSGLGNPRKPVGSFLFSGPTGVGKTEVARQLAYALGIHLHRFDMSEYMERHAVSRLIGAPPGYVGYDQGGLLTEAVIKHPYSVLLLDEIEKAHTDIFNILLQVMDYGTLTDNNGRKADFRNVIIIMTTNAGAESLTKSSIGFTQVKSSGDELADIKKLFTPEFRNRLDAIISFAPLDQDIILQVTDKFLIQLETQLHEKKVEASFTEKLRKYLAKHGFDPLMGARPMERLIQDTIRSALADELLFGQLVNGGKVTVDIDDNDKVLLVFEEEAVII